In Zygosaccharomyces rouxii strain CBS732 chromosome D complete sequence, one DNA window encodes the following:
- the ASF1 gene encoding nucleosome assembly factor ASF1 (some similarities with uniprot|P32447 Saccharomyces cerevisiae YJL115W ASF1 Nucleosome assembly factor involved in chromatin assembly after DNA replication anti- silencing protein that causes derepression of silent loci when overexpressed), which produces MSVVSLLGIKVLNNPAKFTEPYQFEITFECQEQLKNDLEWKLTYVGTSRSLEHDQELDSILVGPVPVGVNKFVFTADPPSPELIPASELVSVTVILLSCSYDGREFVRVGYYVNNEYDNEELRENPPAKVQVDHVVRNILAEKPRVTRFNIVWDNENEGDIYPPEQPGIDEEEEEEEEEDEEEEEEEEDDDDDDEEEDEDDDENEEEAAQEVDEEEAEEDNANEEQQEEERPSKKPKVEKSASHSTEDQQDGGVDAAPTPQDTQ; this is translated from the coding sequence ATGTCAGTAGTATCACTATTAGGTATCAAAGTACTAAACAATCCTGCAAAATTTACAGAACCTTACCAATTCGAGATTACATTTGAATGTCAAGAACAGCTAAAAAATGATTTGGAATGGAAATTGACGTATGTGGGTACTTCACGCTCATTAGAGCACgatcaagaattagattcGATTTTAGTTGGACCGGTACCAGTTGGTGTCAATAAATTTGTATTCACAGCAGACCCACCATCACCTGAATTAATTCCTGCAAGCGAATTGGTTAGCGTAACGGTTATACTTTTGAGTTGTTCATATGATGGCAGAGAATTCGTTAGAGTTGGTTACTATGTTAATAATGAATATGATAATGAGGAATTGAGGGAAAATCCACCTGCCAAAGTACAAGTTGATCATGTTGTTAGAAATATTTTGGCTGAGAAGCCTCGTGTAACGAGGTTCAACATTGTTTGGGATAATGAGAATGAAGGTGATATTTATCCACCTGAACAACCAggcattgatgaagaagaagaggaggaagaggaagaagatgaggaagaagaagaggaagaagaggatgatgacgatgatgatgaggaagaggacgaagatgacgatgaaaATGAGGAAGAGGCGGCTCAAGAagtagatgaagaagaagcagaagagGACAATGCGAACGAAGAGCAACAGGAGGAGGAACGGCCTTCAAAGAAGCCAAAAGTAGAAAAATCTGCTTCTCACAGTACAGAAGATCAACAAGATGGCGGTGTAGATGCTGCTCCCACCCCTCAGGATACACAGTGA
- the UTH1 gene encoding SUN family protein UTH1 (similar to gnl|GLV|CAGL0L03289g Candida glabrata CAGL0L03289g and some similarites with YKR042W uniprot|P36135 Saccharomyces cerevisiae YKR042W UTH1 Youth involved in determining yeast longevity involved in cell growth) has translation MKFSQVLIASATAATALAVPAGHGHEDRHRRDSIAYVTKFVDQNGNSVTKGSGPSVVTVQASATGLQANNKNPQTTLAPSGSSAASSSSASASGSSSASSSASSSASGASSGSQAPSSTSSSSSPSGSGSSSGGGDFQDGTISCSNFGISDIDGVVSLDWVNKGGWASVMDLNGNTADSCQEGYYCSYACKPGMSKTQWPSNQPGDGKSVGGLLCKGGKLYKTNTDASGLCESDQGGSSAVNQKDQSIAMCRTDYPGSENMVVPTVIEAGSSQPLSVVKEDSYYQWMGKKTSAQYYVNNAGVSQEDGCVWSNEGSGKGNWAPLVVGSGYTDGVSYLSIIPNPNNKETPNFNVKIVGDNVDGECKYENGQFSGSGSDGCTAAVRSGSAQLVFY, from the coding sequence ATGAAGTTTTCTCAAGTTTTAATCGCTTCTGCTACTGCAGCTACTGCTTTGGCCGTTCCTGCTGGTCATGGACACGAGGACCGTCACAGAAGAGACAGTATTGCTTATGTGACTAAATTCGTCGACCAAAACGGTAACTCCGTCACTAAGGGCAGTGGTCCTTCTGTTGTTACTGTTCAAGCTTCTGCCACTGGTTTGCAAGCTAACAACAAGAACCCTCAGACCACTTTGGCTCCTTCCGGTTCCAGTGCtgcttcctcttcttctgcttctgcttCCGGTTCATCCTCAGCTTCATCCtcagcttcatcttcagctTCCGGAGCAAGCTCTGGTTCCCAAGCACcatcttccacttcatcatcttcttctccatCCGGCTCTGGCTCCAGcagtggtggtggtgactTCCAAGATGGTACCATTTCTTGCTCCAACTTTGGTATCTCCGATATTGATGGTGTCGTCTCATTGGACTGGGTAAACAAAGGCGGTTGGGCCTCTGTTATGGATTTGAACGGTAACACTGCCGATTCTTGTCAAGAGGGTTACTACTGTTCTTACGCTTGTAAGCCAGGTATGTCAAAGACCCAATGGCCAAGCAACCAACCAGGTGACGGTAAGTCTGTTGGTGGTTTGTTGTGTAAAGGTGGTAAGTTGTACAAGACCAACACTGATGCTAGTGGCTTGTGTGAATCTGACCAAGGTGGTTCTTCTGCTGTCAACCAAAAGGACCAAAGTATCGCCATGTGCAGAACCGATTATCCTGGATCCGAAAACATGGTGGTTCCAACCGTTATTGAAGCAGGTTCATCTCAGCCATTGTCTGTTGTTAAGGAAGATTCTTACTACCAATGGATGGGTAAGAAGACTTCCGCTCAATACTACGTTAACAATGCTGGTGTTTCTCAAGAAGATGGTTGTGTGTGGTCAAACGAAGGTTCCGGTAAGGGTAACTGGGCACCATTGGTTGTTGGTTCTGGTTACACTGACGGTGTCAGTTACTTGTCCATCATTCCAAACCCTAACAACAAAGAGACTCCTAACTTCAACGTCAAGATTGTCGGTGATAACGTGGATGGTGAATGCAAATACGAAAACGGTCAATTCTCAGGCTCAGGCTCTGATGGTTGTACTGCTGCTGTCAGATCTGGTTCCGCTCAACTTGTTTTCTATTAA
- the GAP1 gene encoding amino acid permease GAP1 (similar to uniprot|P19145 Saccharomyces cerevisiae YKR039W GAP1 General amino acid permease localization to the plasma membrane is regulated by nitrogen source) has translation MSDKEYTTKDVEAGNVQVKETLPDVETGASYEHYDNYIDEEEQGPPDSRWKKIKDSFKRAEVPELDPNLTEAEKIAIATARSPLQHQLKNRHLQMISIGGAIGTGLFVGSGTALRTAGPAGILIGWIIAGSMIYCMVMSVAELAIAFPVAGGFTTYATRFIDESYGFANNFNYMLQWIVTLPLEIVAASITVNYWHTDKKYRDGFVALFWVVIVIINMFGVRGYGEAEFIFSICKILMIVGFIILAIILICGGGPGTGYIGARYWYHPGAFAGDTSGRKFKGFCSVFVTAAFSFAGSELVGLAAAEASNPRKDVPGAAKQVFWRITMFYVLCLLLIGMLVPYTDPRLIGGSSVDAAASPFVIAIKNQGISGLPTLVNVVILIAVLSVGNSAVYACSRTLSALADQGFLPKCFSYIDRMGRPMVGIAVTSAFGLIAFVAQSDKEGEVFDWLMALSGLSSLFTWATICLCHIRFRRALAAQGRSTNELAFASPAGVWGAAWGLFLCIIMLAAQFYVALFPLGAPPSANDFFQGYLSLPIVLAMWLGHKIWKKNWKLFIKAEDMDIDTGRRELDLDLLRQQVEEERAALAAKPMWYRIYKFFC, from the coding sequence ATGAGTGACAAGGAATATACCACAAAGGATGTCGAAGCCGGCAATGTTCAAGTGAAGGAAACACTCCCAGATGTAGAGACGGGTGCTTCTTATGAGCATTACGACAATTatatcgatgaagaagagcaGGGTCCCCCAGATTCACgttggaaaaaaatcaaggattctttcaaaaggGCAGAGGTGCCTGAATTAGATCCCAATTTGactgaagctgaaaagattgCGATTGCCACGGCTAGATCGCCATTGCAGCatcagttgaaaaatcgtCATTTGCAGATGATTTCTATTGGTGGTGCCATTGGTACGGGTCTTTTTGTTGGGTCTGGTACTGCGTTAAGAACTGCGGGACCCGCAGGTATTCTAATTGGTTGGATTATTGCTGGTTCTATGATTTACTGTATGGTTATGTCAGTTGCTGAACTGGCTATCGCGTTCCCTGTGGCAGGTGGTTTCACTACTTATGCCACTAGATTTATCGATGAATCGTACGGGTTTGCCAACAATTTTAACTATATGTTACAATGGATTGTGACTTTACCTCTTGAAATTGTGGCAGCCTCTATTACTGTGAATTACTGGCATACCGATAAAAAGTATAGAGATGGTTTCGTTGCACTGTTTTGGGTTGTTATCGTGATAATTAATATGTTTGGTGTTCGTGGTTACGGTGAAGCCgaattcattttttccatttgCAAAATACTTATGATTGTCGGTTTTATTATCTTAGCCATCATTTTGATttgtggtggtggtccAGGTACGGGTTACATTGGTGCTAGATATTGGTACCATCCTGGTGCATTCGCGGGCGATACTTCAGGTAGAAAATTCAAGGGTTTCTGTTCCGTCTTCGTCACTGCTGCTTTTTCATTTGCCGGTAGTGAATTGGTTGGTTTAGCAGCTGCAGAGGCTTCAAATCCTCGTAAAGATGTCCCAGGTGCTGCTAAGCAAGTGTTCTGGAGAATTACCATGTTCTACGTCTTGTGTCTTTTGCTGATCGGTATGCTGGTTCCATACACTGACCCTAGATTGATTGGAGGTTCATCAGTCGATGCAGCAGCTTCTCCATTTGTTATTGCCATTAAAAACCAAGGTATTAGTGGATTGCCAACGCTTGTTAACGTTGTCATTTTAATCGCAGTTCTAAGTGTTGGTAACAGTGCCGTTTATGCATGTTCAAGAACTCTGTCAGCTTTGGCAGATCAAGGATTTTTGCCTAAGTGTTTCTCCTACATCGATAGAATGGGTAGACCAATGGTCGGTATTGCCGTTACATCTGCATTTGGTTTAATTGCCTTTGTAGCACAGTCTGATAAAGAGGGTGAAGTGTTTGATTGGCTCATGGCATTATCAGGTCTTTCATCTCTTTTCACCTGGGCAACTATCTGTCTATGTCACATCCGTTTCCGTCGTGCTTTAGCGGCACAAGGTCGTTCAACAAATGAATTAGCCTTTGCATCTCCCGCAGGTGTTTGGGGTGCCGCTTGGGGGTTATTCCTCTGTATAATTATGTTGGCCGCTCAATTTTACGTGGCACTATTCCCTCTTGGAGCTCCACCAAGTGCTAatgatttcttccaaggtTACCTATCTTTGCCCATTGTTCTAGCTATGTGGCTCGGACacaagatttggaaaaagaacTGGAAACTGTTCATTAAGGCAGAAGACATGGACATAGATACTGGTCGTAGGGAACTGGATCTGGATTTGTTAAGACAACAAGTCGAAGAGGAAAGAGCTGCATTGGCGGCAAAGCCTATGTGGTACAGAATTTACAAGTTTTTCTGTTGA
- a CDS encoding uncharacterized protein (weakly similar to uniprot|P36134 Saccharomyces cerevisiae YKR041W Hypothetical ORF): MSQSQDYESSSEDESTANGLPRPFYLRPYTRHHRVKKPDVAKQSTKHPPVTKCSKPSKPLIYERVTNKQGRTRRKSFPRSNSDPTQERLFEYGEPINGYKFLTTPDNIPLLQPRQSVSSPAQEPSYLLKYWNSVDLKLLPVDPGNQINKNNVYSFYQKSCDLLKQDMRKIIKRERIRWHPDRMHLPEATQIFQIINDLWESLQEV, encoded by the coding sequence ATGAGCCAGTCGCAGGACTACGAGAGCAGTAGCGAGGATGAATCAACTGCCAATGGTCTCCCGAGACCATTCTACCTTCGTCCTTACACACGTCATCACCGTGTAAAGAAGCCTGATGTCGCTAAACAATCTACTAAACATCCCCCTGTAACGAAATGTTCGAAACCATCAAAGCCCTTAATCTATGAACGTGTGACAAACAAACAGGGAAGAACTCGACGGAAATCATTTCCTCGTTCGAATTCGGACCCTACACAAGAACGCTTATTTGAATACGGAGAGCCCATAAATGGttacaaatttttaacTACACCAGACAACATTCCACTACTGCAACCTCGTCAATCGGTCAGTTCACCAGCACAAGAACCGTCATATTTACTGAAATATTGGAATTCAGTCGATTTAAAATTGCTACCGGTAGATCCCGGTAATCAAATCAATAAAAATAATGTATATTCTTTCTATCAAAAAAGTTGTGATTTATTAAAACAGGATATgagaaaaattatcaaaagagaaagaatcCGTTGGCATCCTGACAGGATGCACTTACCTGAAGCTACGcaaatattccaaataaTTAACGACCTGTGGGAATCCTTACAAGAAGTGTAA
- the KAE1 gene encoding tRNA N6-adenosine threonylcarbamoyltransferase (highly similar to uniprot|P36132 Saccharomyces cerevisiae YKR038C KAE1 Putative glycoprotease that interacts with Bud32p which is a member of the novel protein kinase piD261 family), with amino-acid sequence MVNLNTVLPRNGRNYYLALGLEGSANKLGVGIVKHPVLPEHEDGDLSFKCESEIMANIRDTYVTPPGEGFLPRDTARHHRNWCVRLIKRALQEAGVKDPSRDLDVICFTRGPGMGAPLHSVAIAARTISLLWGIPLVGVNHCVGHIEMGREITGAANPVVLYVSGGNTQVIAYSEKRYRIFGETLDIAIGNCLDRFARTLRIPNSPSPGYNIEQLAKKCSDKERLVELPYTVKGMDLSMSGILAYIETLAKDLFRGNKKNKILFDPKTGEQKVTVDDLCFALQENMFAMLVEITERAMAHVNSNQVLVVGGVGCNERLQEMMGQMCGDRALGQVHATDERFCIDNGVMIAQAGLLEYRMGQATTDLNETVVTQKFRTDEVYVGWRE; translated from the coding sequence ATGGTTAATCTGAATACGGTACTACCAAGAAATGGTAGAAACTATTACTTAGCTCTTGGATTGGAAGGATCTGCTAACAAATTGGGGGTAGGCATTGTTAAACATCCGGTGTTGCCAGAACATGAAGACGGCGATCTATCTTTTAAATGTGAATCTGAAATTATGGCCAATATCAGAGATACGTATGTGACACCACCGGGCGAAGGATTTTTACCCAGAGATACAGCTAGACATCATAGAAACTGGTGCGTCAGATTAATTAAAAGAGCATTACAGGAGGCGGGCGTTAAAGATCCGTCAAGGGATTTAGATGTTATTTGTTTTACAAGAGGTCCTGGAATGGGAGCACCATTGCATTCGGTGGCTATTGCAGCAAGGACTATTTCATTACTTTGGGGTATACCGCTTGTAGGTGTAAATCATTGTGTGGGTCACATTGAAATGGGTAGAGAAATTACTGGTGCCGCTAATCCTGTAGTTCTTTATGttagtggtggtaatacTCAAGTTATCGCATATTCTGAAAAGAGGTATAGAATTTTCGGTGAAACACTTGATATTGCCATTGGAAATTGTCTAGATCGGTTTGCACGTACATTGAGAATTCCAAATTCTCCTTCGCCAGGCTACAATATTGAACAATTAGCTAAAAAATGCTCTGATAAGGAGAGATTGGTTGAACTGCCATATACCGTAAAGGGAATGGACCTTTCTATGAGTGGTATCTTGGCTTATATTGAAACCCTTGCCAAGGATCTGTTTAGAGGtaacaagaagaacaaaatcTTATTTGACCCAAAGACTGGTGAACAAAAAGTTACCGTTGATGATTTATGTTTTGCACTACAAGAAAATATGTTTGCGATGCTTGTTGAAATTACAGAGCGTGCAATGGCACATGTAAATTCTAACCAAGTTTTAGTGGTAGGTGGTGTTGGCTGTAACGAACGTTTACAGGAAATGATGGGTCAGATGTGTGGTGATAGAGCTCTCGGTCAAGTACATGCTACAGATGAAAGATTTTGTATCGATAACGGTGTCATGATTGCCCAGGCTGGTCTTCTAGAATACAGAATGGGTCAAGCAACTACTGATCTTAACGAAACGGTGGTAActcaaaaatttagaacTGATGAAGTTTACGTAGGCTGGAGAGAGTAG